A genomic segment from Rubrobacter tropicus encodes:
- a CDS encoding zinc-binding dehydrogenase, whose amino-acid sequence MKAIRLHELGGPENLVYEDVPDPEPGSGEVVVKVRAAALNRRDVFVTRGMYPGAKPEALPATLGSDGSGEVVARGEGADGPDEGTEVVINPALYWGDDPAVPGKEYRILGLPDEGTFAQFVKVPGDHVLPKPSHLSHEEAAAVPLAGLTAYRALVTRGQVREGETVVVPGVGGGVATFLVQIASALGARVFVTSGDDEKIEAAKKLGAEGGVNYNAENWSKELKGMAGGVDLSVDSVGGPTFDALLSLAKPGGRIVSFGATAGPVEKLVLPKIFLKHLTVLGTAMGTAEEFGAMLDLYAERGLRPTINETFPLEEATAAMGLMEKGSGVGKIVLDVPA is encoded by the coding sequence TTGAAAGCTATCCGACTGCACGAACTCGGCGGACCGGAGAACCTCGTCTACGAGGACGTGCCGGACCCGGAGCCGGGGAGCGGAGAGGTCGTCGTCAAGGTACGCGCGGCGGCTTTGAACCGGCGGGACGTGTTCGTCACGCGCGGGATGTACCCTGGGGCGAAGCCGGAGGCGCTGCCCGCCACGCTCGGGTCGGATGGCTCGGGCGAGGTGGTGGCCCGCGGCGAGGGGGCCGATGGGCCCGATGAGGGGACGGAGGTCGTCATAAACCCGGCGCTGTACTGGGGCGACGACCCGGCGGTACCGGGCAAGGAGTACCGGATACTCGGGTTGCCCGACGAGGGGACGTTCGCGCAGTTCGTGAAGGTGCCGGGGGACCACGTCCTTCCGAAGCCCTCGCACCTCTCGCACGAGGAGGCCGCCGCGGTGCCGCTCGCTGGGCTGACGGCGTACCGGGCGCTCGTGACCCGCGGACAGGTCCGGGAAGGCGAGACCGTCGTGGTACCGGGCGTCGGGGGCGGGGTGGCGACCTTTCTGGTCCAGATCGCCTCGGCGCTCGGCGCGCGGGTCTTCGTGACCAGCGGGGACGACGAAAAGATCGAGGCCGCAAAGAAGCTCGGCGCAGAGGGCGGCGTCAACTACAACGCCGAGAACTGGTCCAAGGAGTTGAAGGGCATGGCCGGGGGCGTGGACCTTTCGGTCGATTCCGTCGGCGGGCCCACCTTCGACGCGCTGCTCTCGCTGGCGAAGCCGGGCGGGCGCATCGTCTCGTTCGGGGCGACCGCGGGCCCCGTCGAGAAGCTGGTGCTGCCGAAGATCTTCTTGAAGCACCTGACGGTCCTGGGCACCGCGATGGGGACGGCGGAGGAGTTCGGGGCGATGCTCGACCTCTACGCGGAGCGCGGCCTTCGCCCGACGATCAACGAGACGTTTCCCCTCGAAGAAGCGACGGCGGCCATGGGCCTCATGGAAAAAGGCTCGGGGGTAGGCAAGATCGTGCTCGACGTGCCCGCATGA
- a CDS encoding GNAT family N-acetyltransferase — protein MRNVRIVSEPRANPGDAEVVRQGIDLFNVAATGDADYSPLAIFLKDDRGAVLGGALGDVWGGWLDLSTLWVAGPLRGQGHGTKLLQAAEEEAREQGCTGVFLTTFSFQARPFYESLGYEVVADIPGYPVGHTYHVLKKTLA, from the coding sequence GTGAGGAACGTCAGGATCGTCTCCGAGCCCCGGGCGAACCCTGGCGACGCCGAGGTCGTCCGCCAGGGAATAGACCTCTTCAACGTGGCCGCGACCGGCGACGCCGACTACAGCCCCCTCGCCATCTTCCTCAAAGACGACCGCGGCGCCGTTCTAGGCGGCGCCCTGGGCGACGTCTGGGGAGGATGGCTCGACCTGTCTACCCTCTGGGTCGCCGGACCCCTCCGCGGCCAAGGCCACGGCACGAAGCTCCTCCAGGCGGCCGAAGAGGAGGCGAGGGAACAGGGGTGCACGGGGGTCTTCCTGACCACCTTCAGCTTCCAGGCGCGTCCATTTTACGAAAGCCTCGGGTACGAGGTGGTGGCCGACATCCCGGGCTACCCCGTCGGCCACACCTACCACGTGCTGAAAAAGACGCTGGCCTAG
- a CDS encoding alpha/beta fold hydrolase: MSRQGWNHEYLDVNGIRVHYVRHGAGFPLVLLHGWPEFWYVYRKNIPVLAEDFDVVVPDLRGFGETEKPPLPDPPSDLLGDLVEDLRGLVDALGFEKFGVVSHDVGAYVAQGFARKYPERLAGLFFFDCPYPGIGGRWVEPDSVNEIWYQSFHQKPWAASLVGESRKTCGAYFQHFLNHWAHEPGLFDGDMEAWVDNFMKPGNLQGGFNWYVATNEARIRLIREGAPGSPKIETPARFLWGESDPILKVRWADRLGDYFANYSFEAAQDAGHYVHYERPDLANREISAFFEALR; this comes from the coding sequence GTGAGCCGTCAAGGGTGGAACCACGAGTACCTGGACGTCAATGGTATCCGGGTCCACTACGTCCGCCACGGCGCCGGGTTTCCGCTCGTACTCTTGCACGGGTGGCCCGAGTTCTGGTACGTCTACCGCAAGAATATTCCCGTCCTGGCGGAGGATTTCGACGTGGTCGTGCCGGATCTCCGGGGTTTCGGGGAGACGGAGAAGCCGCCCTTGCCGGACCCTCCGTCCGATTTGCTCGGTGACCTCGTCGAAGACCTGCGCGGGCTCGTGGACGCTTTGGGGTTCGAGAAGTTCGGGGTCGTCAGCCACGACGTGGGCGCGTACGTGGCGCAGGGGTTCGCGCGCAAGTATCCGGAGCGTCTCGCGGGTCTCTTCTTCTTCGACTGCCCCTACCCGGGGATCGGTGGCCGGTGGGTGGAGCCGGATTCGGTCAACGAGATCTGGTACCAGTCCTTCCACCAGAAGCCCTGGGCCGCCTCCCTCGTCGGCGAGAGCAGGAAGACTTGCGGGGCCTATTTCCAGCATTTCCTGAATCACTGGGCCCACGAACCCGGCCTCTTCGACGGGGATATGGAGGCCTGGGTGGACAACTTCATGAAGCCGGGAAACCTGCAGGGCGGCTTCAACTGGTACGTCGCCACGAACGAGGCCCGGATTCGGCTGATCCGCGAAGGCGCGCCCGGGTCGCCGAAGATAGAGACGCCGGCCCGTTTCCTGTGGGGCGAGAGCGATCCCATACTGAAGGTTCGGTGGGCCGACAGGCTCGGGGACTACTTCGCGAACTACTCGTTCGAGGCGGCGCAAGATGCGGGGCACTACGTCCACTATGAGAGGCCGGATCTCGCCAACCGTGAGATCTCCGCGTTCTTCGAGGCGCTTCGTTGA
- a CDS encoding PadR family transcriptional regulator — MKAENPAGPVDRTTPKDIFLSEVKSRDVFPILILHLVRQGPEYGNSLIHKIRAKSSGVMSVSPNAVYPLLRRLEEKGYVEGKWEHPDTRSRRFYTITPEGEEKYQEMKGRFEGHLLRVREALDSLHGEIYG, encoded by the coding sequence TTGAAGGCCGAGAACCCTGCCGGGCCCGTGGACCGGACGACGCCCAAGGACATCTTCCTCAGCGAGGTCAAGAGCAGGGACGTGTTTCCCATCCTGATCCTGCACCTCGTCAGGCAGGGGCCCGAGTACGGGAACAGCCTGATCCACAAGATCCGGGCCAAGAGCTCGGGCGTTATGAGCGTCTCGCCGAACGCCGTCTACCCGCTCCTGCGGCGCCTGGAGGAGAAGGGCTACGTCGAGGGCAAGTGGGAGCACCCCGACACCAGGAGCCGGCGCTTCTACACGATCACCCCGGAAGGCGAGGAGAAGTACCAGGAGATGAAGGGACGATTCGAGGGGCACCTACTTCGGGTAAGGGAAGCCCTGGATTCGCTCCACGGAGAGATCTACGGGTAA
- a CDS encoding MBL fold metallo-hydrolase, protein MDETLVLPRRNADPDFGRGSVFFVGTATVIIRYAGFTILTDPNFLHAGDHVHLGYGLTAKRLTNPAVEMEDLPPLDFVLLSHLHGDHFDRVVQRRLNKATPIVSNKHATSYLKKVGFTKTRTLKTWEPLVVAKGEANLRVTALPGTHGPGPLGAVLPPVMGSMLEFGRVGEAARLRMYISGDTLVHDRLREIPRRFPGIDLAMLHLGGTRVLGVFVTMDAEQGLEAMRIMDARTTIPIHYNDYTRFESPLVDFERAVTDAGLDEKVRYLAHGETYEFEVPAAR, encoded by the coding sequence TTGGATGAGACGCTTGTGCTGCCCCGCAGGAACGCAGACCCGGACTTCGGTCGAGGTTCGGTCTTCTTCGTCGGCACGGCGACCGTTATCATCCGGTACGCCGGCTTTACGATACTTACCGACCCGAACTTCCTGCACGCCGGCGACCACGTCCACCTGGGCTACGGCCTGACGGCGAAGCGGCTGACGAACCCCGCCGTTGAGATGGAAGACCTCCCGCCGCTGGACTTCGTGCTGCTCTCGCACCTGCACGGCGACCACTTCGACCGTGTCGTCCAGCGCCGGTTGAACAAGGCGACGCCCATCGTTTCGAACAAACACGCCACCTCTTACCTAAAGAAGGTCGGGTTTACGAAGACCCGGACGCTAAAGACCTGGGAGCCGCTCGTCGTGGCGAAGGGTGAGGCGAACCTGCGGGTGACCGCGCTGCCGGGGACGCACGGGCCGGGCCCGCTCGGCGCGGTGCTGCCGCCGGTGATGGGGAGCATGCTGGAGTTCGGGCGGGTGGGCGAGGCGGCCCGGCTGCGAATGTACATAAGCGGGGACACCCTCGTGCACGACCGTTTGAGGGAAATACCGCGCCGCTTCCCGGGCATTGACCTGGCGATGCTGCATCTCGGCGGGACGCGGGTGCTCGGTGTCTTCGTGACCATGGACGCGGAGCAGGGGTTGGAGGCCATGAGGATCATGGACGCCCGCACCACCATCCCCATCCACTACAACGACTACACCAGGTTCGAGTCGCCGCTGGTGGACTTCGAAAGGGCCGTCACCGACGCCGGCCTCGACGAGAAGGTCCGTTACCTGGCGCACGGGGAGACCTACGAGTTCGAGGTGCCCGCCGCTAGATAG
- a CDS encoding 3-hydroxyacyl-CoA dehydrogenase/enoyl-CoA hydratase family protein, giving the protein MTHGIRRVAVLGAGTMGAAIAAHCANAGLQVDLLDIAPKDGEDKNAVVQGGYDRMLKARPPALMAKDVAKRIRTGNFDDDFDRVAEADWVLEAILERLEPKRELAERVEALAKEDAIISSNTSGIPLHQIAEGRSESFKRRFLGTHFFNPPRYLKLLEIIPTEDTDGEIVEAVRNFGERVLGKGGVIAKDTPNFIGNRLGSFAGMQAVTYAFENGYSIEEVDAITGPLIGHPKTATFRLNDTVGLDIAVGVAENLYEAVPEDESREDLKPHPKLLEMQDKNLLGNKTGAGFYKRDKREGKTVFDVLDLETFEHRPAEDPDVPIVTEAQKRGDLGARLRFLIEKAEEDRHAKYIRDTLYPYMAYSSRRLPEISDTLEDADHAMEWGFAHQTGPFRTWDLLGVRETVEGMDSLGIEVGPWVKEMLDAGNESFYKTEDGRELQFSPVTKQYEPVREDPMYVSLDGLREAGKELERNDSASLLDLGDGVLCLEFHSKGNSIDAGVTEMGYKALEALKSDEWVGLVIGNEGRNFCVGANLGEVAHAVRNGMLDEVGKSIEALQKLLMGFRFAPKPVVSAPKGQTLGGGLEICLHSDRVVAAGESYMGLVEAGVGLIPAGGGTKEMARRLVSRPMSTAPGSPALPFLQKAFETIAMAKVSASAVEARDLGFLEEDDRMVMNADHLISAAKREVLDLADGYNPPERNANVYASGASARSALVMGIRTLQWGRYASEYDGVIAGHTAKILTGGDLTLPQWVSEEYLLGLEKEAFLKLLKNEKTHERIEGMLKTGKPVRN; this is encoded by the coding sequence ATGACGCATGGCATAAGGAGGGTCGCCGTCCTCGGCGCCGGCACGATGGGGGCCGCCATAGCGGCCCACTGCGCCAACGCCGGCCTGCAGGTGGACCTGCTCGACATCGCCCCCAAAGACGGCGAGGACAAGAACGCCGTCGTCCAGGGCGGCTACGACAGGATGCTAAAGGCCCGCCCGCCGGCGCTCATGGCCAAGGACGTCGCCAAACGCATCCGCACCGGAAACTTCGACGACGACTTCGATCGCGTCGCCGAGGCGGACTGGGTACTCGAAGCGATCCTGGAGAGATTGGAGCCCAAGCGCGAGCTCGCCGAGAGGGTCGAGGCGCTCGCCAAAGAGGACGCCATCATCTCGTCCAACACCAGCGGCATTCCCCTGCATCAGATAGCGGAGGGACGGTCCGAATCTTTCAAAAGGCGTTTCCTCGGGACGCACTTCTTCAACCCGCCGCGCTACCTCAAGCTGCTCGAGATCATCCCGACCGAAGATACCGACGGGGAGATAGTCGAGGCGGTACGCAACTTCGGCGAGCGGGTGCTCGGCAAGGGGGGTGTGATCGCCAAGGATACCCCGAACTTCATAGGGAACAGGCTCGGCTCCTTCGCCGGGATGCAGGCCGTCACCTACGCCTTCGAGAACGGATACTCCATAGAAGAGGTGGACGCCATAACGGGGCCCCTGATCGGGCACCCAAAGACCGCCACCTTCCGCCTGAACGACACCGTGGGCCTGGACATCGCCGTCGGCGTCGCCGAGAACCTCTACGAGGCCGTCCCCGAGGACGAATCCCGCGAGGACCTGAAACCCCACCCGAAGCTACTGGAGATGCAGGATAAGAACCTCCTCGGCAACAAGACGGGCGCGGGCTTCTACAAGCGCGACAAGCGCGAAGGAAAGACCGTCTTCGACGTGCTCGACCTCGAAACGTTCGAGCACCGCCCCGCCGAAGACCCGGACGTGCCGATAGTCACCGAAGCGCAGAAGCGGGGTGACCTCGGCGCCAGGTTACGTTTTCTCATCGAGAAAGCCGAAGAGGACCGGCACGCGAAGTACATCAGGGACACGCTGTACCCGTACATGGCGTACTCCTCGCGGCGGCTACCCGAGATCTCCGACACCCTGGAGGACGCCGACCACGCGATGGAGTGGGGCTTCGCCCACCAGACGGGCCCGTTTAGGACCTGGGACCTCCTCGGCGTCCGCGAGACGGTCGAGGGCATGGACTCTTTAGGCATCGAGGTCGGGCCCTGGGTAAAGGAGATGCTCGACGCGGGCAACGAGAGCTTCTATAAGACCGAGGACGGCCGGGAGCTCCAGTTCAGCCCGGTTACGAAGCAGTACGAGCCGGTCCGCGAGGACCCGATGTACGTGTCGCTCGACGGGTTGCGCGAGGCGGGCAAAGAGCTGGAGCGCAACGACTCGGCGAGCCTGCTCGACCTCGGGGACGGCGTGCTCTGCCTGGAGTTCCACTCCAAGGGCAATAGCATAGACGCCGGCGTAACGGAGATGGGCTACAAGGCGCTCGAAGCGTTGAAGAGCGACGAGTGGGTCGGCCTCGTCATCGGGAACGAGGGCCGCAACTTCTGCGTCGGGGCGAACCTCGGCGAGGTGGCGCACGCCGTCCGGAACGGGATGCTCGACGAGGTCGGCAAGAGCATCGAGGCGCTTCAGAAGCTGCTCATGGGCTTCCGGTTCGCGCCGAAGCCCGTCGTCTCGGCTCCGAAGGGGCAGACGCTCGGCGGGGGGCTCGAGATCTGCCTCCACTCAGACCGCGTAGTCGCCGCCGGAGAGTCCTACATGGGCCTCGTCGAGGCGGGCGTCGGCCTGATACCGGCAGGAGGCGGCACCAAGGAGATGGCCCGCCGCCTCGTCTCACGCCCCATGTCCACGGCCCCGGGCAGCCCCGCGCTCCCCTTCCTCCAGAAGGCCTTCGAGACCATAGCCATGGCGAAGGTCTCCGCAAGCGCCGTCGAGGCCCGCGACCTCGGCTTCCTCGAAGAGGACGACCGCATGGTAATGAACGCGGACCACCTCATATCCGCCGCCAAGCGCGAGGTCCTCGACCTGGCGGACGGTTACAACCCGCCCGAGCGAAACGCCAACGTCTACGCCTCGGGCGCCTCCGCCCGCTCCGCCCTCGTCATGGGCATAAGAACCCTCCAGTGGGGCCGCTACGCCAGCGAATACGACGGCGTCATAGCCGGCCACACCGCGAAAATCCTGACCGGCGGCGACCTGACGCTCCCCCAGTGGGTAAGCGAGGAGTACCTGCTCGGCCTTGAGAAAGAGGCGTTCCTAAAACTGCTGAAAAACGAGAAGACCCACGAGAGAATCGAGGGGATGCTGAAGACCGGAAAGCCGGTGAGGAATTGA
- a CDS encoding acyl-CoA dehydrogenase family protein, which yields MIDELLTDEEREVRDRVRAFADAEVIPIINEYWEKAEFPFELVPKVAELSIAGGSIQGYGCPGMSHVAAGLCAIEMSRGDGSLNTFFGVHSGLAMGTIDICGSEEQKQRWLPAMARLEKIGAWGLTEPDHGSDSVMLETTARRDGDGWVLNGKKRWIGNATFADIVIIWARDVEDGQVKGFVLEKDENGEHHPGYTTELIKGKMGKRAVWQPDIYLEDVYVPAGNKLEGANSFKDTNKVLTATRGGVAWEAIGHAIAAYEAALQYAKERVQFGKPIASFQLIQNKLANMLAEITNMQLMVYRLSQLQEQGKMTGPMASLAKMNNAKKAKQVCSDARDIMGGNGVLLEYHVARHLSDMEIVYTYEGTDTIQSLIVGRDVTGISAFV from the coding sequence ATGATCGACGAGTTGTTGACGGACGAGGAGCGCGAGGTCCGGGACCGGGTAAGGGCGTTCGCCGACGCCGAGGTCATCCCCATCATCAACGAGTACTGGGAGAAGGCGGAGTTCCCGTTCGAGCTTGTGCCGAAGGTCGCGGAGTTGAGCATCGCCGGCGGTTCCATCCAGGGGTATGGCTGTCCCGGTATGAGCCACGTGGCGGCCGGGCTCTGCGCGATAGAGATGTCGCGCGGGGACGGGAGCCTCAACACCTTCTTCGGGGTCCATTCGGGGCTTGCGATGGGGACCATAGACATCTGCGGGTCCGAGGAGCAGAAACAGCGCTGGTTGCCGGCGATGGCGCGGCTGGAGAAGATCGGGGCCTGGGGCCTCACCGAGCCCGACCACGGCTCCGATTCCGTAATGCTGGAGACGACGGCCCGCCGCGACGGGGACGGGTGGGTCTTGAACGGCAAGAAGCGCTGGATCGGCAACGCCACTTTCGCCGACATAGTAATCATCTGGGCCCGCGACGTCGAAGACGGCCAGGTAAAAGGCTTCGTCCTCGAAAAAGACGAGAACGGCGAGCACCACCCCGGCTACACCACCGAGCTCATAAAAGGCAAGATGGGCAAGAGGGCCGTCTGGCAGCCGGACATCTACCTCGAAGACGTGTACGTCCCCGCCGGGAACAAGCTCGAAGGCGCCAACTCGTTCAAGGACACGAACAAGGTGCTCACCGCGACGCGGGGCGGGGTCGCGTGGGAGGCCATCGGGCACGCCATCGCCGCCTACGAGGCGGCGCTGCAGTACGCCAAGGAGCGGGTGCAGTTCGGCAAGCCCATCGCGTCATTCCAGCTCATCCAGAACAAGCTAGCCAACATGCTCGCGGAGATCACCAACATGCAGCTGATGGTCTACCGGCTCTCCCAGCTCCAGGAGCAGGGCAAGATGACGGGCCCCATGGCCTCCCTCGCCAAGATGAACAACGCCAAAAAAGCGAAGCAGGTCTGCTCCGACGCCCGCGACATCATGGGCGGCAACGGCGTCCTGTTGGAGTACCACGTGGCCAGGCACCTCTCGGACATGGAGATCGTGTACACGTACGAGGGGACCGATACCATACAGTCGCTCATAGTCGGGCGTGATGTGACGGGGATAAGCGCGTTCGTATAG
- a CDS encoding AMP-dependent synthetase/ligase: protein MQRVAERVARGAGVGEARSLMGALYRNVEARGDEVALASKVGDEWRGISYADLWRRVGDFAAGLSSLGVGSGAKVAIICGNRPEWAVADLAAQGLGAATVPVYPTLGTDQIGHILADSGAVVAVVEDEELLERVAGLRDVLPGLRHVLIIEGDPGDRAVAFRDVEERGADEPLLDPDGWRALDRDDIATIIYTSGTTGRPKGVVLTHGNFLSNVEGIRRALPFRPDDVFLSLLPLSHVFERCGQYLALSLGAATYYAESIQQVPENLREVRPTVVLSVPRLYEKMRDRILAQVAEASAPRRRLFERAIAAGRKRYAAGREGRRLGAGERALLRACDRLVFRKVREAFGGRLRFFVSGGAKLEGEIGEFFYAAGVTIIEGYGLTETSPVVACNRLPVPKFGTVGTVLDHTEVRVSGEGEVQVRGPGVMRGYWNAPEAARGAFTPDGWYRTGDLGELDGEGFLKITDRLKNLIVLSTGKNVAPQPVESAIVASPLVSQAVVLGDGRKYVSALIVPDYDAVRRELGTEAPNEELADDGRCRRLIEAEVERTCGRFAGYERPKKISLLGRELTHEAGELTPTLKVKSRVVAERYAEEIQGLYS, encoded by the coding sequence ATGCAGCGGGTGGCGGAGAGGGTCGCGCGTGGCGCGGGTGTGGGGGAGGCGCGCAGCCTGATGGGGGCTCTTTACCGGAACGTGGAGGCGCGGGGGGACGAGGTCGCGTTGGCGAGCAAAGTCGGGGATGAGTGGCGCGGGATCTCCTACGCCGACCTCTGGAGGCGCGTCGGGGACTTCGCGGCCGGTTTGAGTTCTCTCGGCGTCGGGAGCGGGGCGAAGGTGGCGATAATTTGCGGTAACCGGCCGGAGTGGGCGGTAGCGGATCTGGCCGCGCAGGGGCTCGGGGCCGCGACGGTTCCCGTCTACCCGACGCTCGGGACGGACCAGATCGGGCACATCCTCGCCGACTCCGGCGCGGTCGTGGCCGTCGTCGAGGACGAAGAACTACTGGAGAGGGTGGCCGGTCTGCGCGACGTTCTGCCGGGCCTGCGCCACGTCCTGATCATCGAGGGGGATCCCGGAGACCGGGCGGTCGCCTTCCGCGACGTGGAGGAGCGCGGCGCGGATGAGCCCCTCCTTGACCCCGACGGCTGGCGCGCGCTCGACCGGGACGACATCGCCACGATCATCTACACCTCGGGCACGACGGGACGTCCCAAGGGTGTGGTCCTCACGCACGGCAACTTCCTCTCCAACGTCGAGGGCATCCGGCGGGCGCTCCCGTTCCGGCCAGACGACGTCTTTCTCTCGCTGCTCCCGCTCTCGCACGTCTTCGAGCGGTGCGGGCAGTACCTGGCCCTCTCGCTGGGGGCCGCGACGTACTACGCCGAGTCTATCCAGCAGGTGCCGGAAAATTTGCGGGAGGTGCGGCCGACGGTCGTCCTCAGCGTCCCCCGGCTCTACGAGAAGATGCGCGACCGCATCCTGGCCCAGGTGGCCGAGGCGTCCGCGCCGCGGCGCAGGCTCTTCGAGAGGGCAATCGCCGCCGGCAGGAAACGGTACGCGGCCGGGCGTGAGGGTCGGCGTTTGGGCGCAGGCGAGCGGGCGCTGTTGCGGGCCTGCGACCGGCTCGTGTTCCGGAAGGTCAGGGAGGCGTTCGGGGGTAGGCTGCGGTTCTTCGTCTCGGGCGGGGCGAAGCTGGAGGGTGAGATCGGGGAATTCTTCTACGCCGCCGGCGTCACCATTATCGAGGGCTACGGGCTGACGGAGACCTCGCCGGTCGTCGCCTGCAACCGGCTGCCGGTGCCGAAGTTCGGGACCGTGGGCACCGTGCTCGACCATACGGAGGTCCGTGTCTCCGGCGAGGGCGAGGTTCAGGTAAGGGGGCCGGGCGTGATGCGCGGTTACTGGAACGCGCCCGAGGCGGCGCGTGGTGCGTTCACGCCCGACGGCTGGTACCGTACCGGGGATCTTGGCGAGTTGGACGGGGAGGGGTTCCTGAAGATAACGGACCGGCTGAAGAACCTGATCGTGCTCTCGACCGGCAAGAACGTGGCACCCCAGCCGGTGGAGTCGGCCATCGTGGCCTCGCCGCTCGTCTCCCAGGCCGTCGTGCTCGGGGACGGCAGGAAGTACGTCTCCGCCCTGATCGTCCCCGACTACGACGCCGTGCGCCGCGAGCTCGGCACGGAGGCGCCGAACGAAGAGCTCGCGGACGACGGGCGGTGCCGGCGGCTGATAGAGGCTGAAGTCGAGAGGACGTGCGGGCGGTTCGCGGGGTACGAGCGTCCGAAGAAAATCTCGCTTCTCGGGCGGGAGTTGACGCACGAGGCGGGCGAGTTGACGCCGACTCTCAAGGTCAAGTCGCGGGTGGTCGCGGAGCGGTACGCGGAGGAGATACAGGGGTTGTACTCTTGA
- a CDS encoding acetyl-CoA C-acyltransferase, with the protein MNEAVIVSGARTAVGRAPRGTLRGVHPVDLGASAIREAVGRADGLDPSDVEDVILGCAMPEGTQGYNMARLSSVRAGMPDTVPAQTVNRFCSSGLQTIAMAAERIMVGHASTIVAGGTEHMSSTLEMPNFAPDPGLVETNPAVYMGMGFTAEQVAREFDVSREDQDEFALRSHTRAKEAVESGRFDGEIVPLDVAYDFVDEDGRPQHFETTFGRDEGPRDTSAEQLAKLRPAFQQGGTVTAGNSSQRSDGAAAVVVMERGEAERRGLAPMARFLGFAVGGVRPEVMGIGPTVAIPKVLEQTGLSLEDIDLIEFNEAFAAQALAVIREVGMDIEKTNVNGGAIALGHPMGATGTKLTVQLLNEMKRRGSKYGMVTMCIGGGMGAAGIFENLQG; encoded by the coding sequence ATGAACGAAGCGGTTATCGTATCCGGGGCCCGGACCGCTGTGGGGCGGGCGCCGCGGGGGACTTTGCGCGGGGTGCATCCGGTGGACCTGGGGGCGTCGGCTATTCGGGAGGCCGTGGGGCGGGCCGATGGCCTCGATCCCTCGGACGTGGAAGACGTGATCCTGGGGTGCGCGATGCCGGAGGGGACGCAAGGGTACAACATGGCCCGGCTCTCCTCGGTTAGGGCCGGGATGCCGGACACGGTGCCGGCCCAGACGGTGAACAGGTTCTGCTCGTCGGGGCTTCAGACTATCGCGATGGCGGCCGAGAGGATCATGGTCGGGCACGCCTCCACTATCGTCGCGGGGGGCACGGAGCACATGTCCTCGACGCTGGAGATGCCGAACTTCGCGCCGGACCCTGGGCTGGTGGAGACCAACCCGGCCGTGTACATGGGGATGGGTTTCACGGCCGAGCAGGTCGCCAGGGAGTTCGACGTCTCGCGCGAGGACCAGGACGAGTTCGCCCTTCGCAGCCACACGCGGGCGAAAGAGGCCGTGGAGTCGGGCCGGTTCGACGGTGAGATCGTGCCGCTCGACGTCGCCTACGACTTCGTGGACGAGGACGGCCGGCCCCAGCACTTCGAGACGACTTTCGGGCGGGACGAGGGGCCGCGAGACACGTCGGCTGAGCAGCTCGCCAAGTTGCGCCCCGCCTTCCAGCAGGGCGGGACGGTGACGGCCGGGAACTCTTCGCAGCGGAGCGACGGGGCCGCCGCCGTGGTCGTCATGGAGCGGGGGGAGGCCGAGAGGCGGGGGCTGGCGCCGATGGCGCGGTTCCTCGGGTTCGCCGTCGGGGGGGTGAGGCCCGAGGTCATGGGGATCGGGCCCACCGTCGCCATCCCGAAGGTGCTGGAGCAGACCGGGCTCTCCCTCGAGGACATCGACCTCATCGAGTTCAACGAGGCGTTCGCGGCGCAGGCGCTGGCCGTGATCCGGGAAGTGGGGATGGATATCGAGAAGACGAACGTGAACGGCGGCGCCATCGCCCTCGGACATCCGATGGGCGCGACCGGCACGAAGCTCACCGTCCAGCTCCTGAACGAGATGAAGCGGCGCGGCTCGAAGTACGGCATGGTTACCATGTGCATCGGCGGCGGGATGGGCGCTGCCGGCATCTTCGAGAACCTGCAGGGTTAG
- a CDS encoding ASCH domain-containing protein: MTDYRLEFGWEGDGGLGERLIREIIDGEKTATCAPRSDYTEDELAEVAASQGQIVDVVDEHDNPRCRVRMVAVYETTLGLPAPGVVRGEGFEDAEAFRRDHREAWTAEMEVEGNPLSDETVLVVEEFELVEVLDA, translated from the coding sequence ATGACGGACTACAGGCTGGAGTTCGGTTGGGAGGGCGACGGCGGGCTCGGGGAGCGCCTGATCCGGGAGATCATAGACGGCGAGAAGACGGCCACCTGCGCCCCGCGGTCGGACTACACGGAAGACGAACTCGCCGAGGTGGCCGCGAGCCAGGGGCAGATCGTGGACGTCGTCGACGAGCACGACAACCCCCGGTGCCGCGTCCGGATGGTGGCCGTCTACGAGACGACCCTCGGCCTGCCGGCCCCCGGCGTCGTCCGGGGCGAGGGCTTCGAGGACGCCGAGGCTTTCCGTCGGGACCACCGCGAGGCCTGGACCGCGGAGATGGAGGTGGAGGGCAACCCCCTCTCCGACGAGACGGTCCTGGTCGTCGAGGAGTTCGAGCTCGTGGAAGTGCTGGACGCCTAG